The genomic window CGCGACCTGCTCGAAGTCGAGCGCCGAGTTGCGGCAGAGGGCCGGGATGCGGCGTTCCTGCAGCAGGCCCAGCAGCGTCCCGCAGCACCAGTCGGCCAGGCTCCACCCGTCGGCGCCCGGCCGCAGGACGACGGCGCCGCTGCCGTTGGCCAGCGCCAGGTCGATCTGCTCCGCCTCGGTCGGCACGTCGCCGTGGCCGGTGGGGAGCACGGTGGGGCAGGGGACGAGGGATGCGTTCGCTGCACACGTCTCGTAGAGCAGGGCGTTCGAGTAGACGGGGTTGCCGTCCATCTCGTCGAACTCCGTGCGCACGAGCGCGCGGGCGATGGACAGGCGGTCCATCTGTGCGAGCCATTCCTCCGGTGAGGGGACCCACGGGTGGCCGCGGCGGCCGCCTCCGAATCCCGTCTGCGCGTCAAGTAACTCGATCATCGCTCTGCGTCCTCCGTTGACGGCCGGCACCGGGCCGGCGCGGGGCCTCCCACGCTGCAGACTAATGCCCTTGGGCCGACAGGTCAACGCGCGAGGCGGCACTTGCGGGCACGGCGCGAGCGGGTATGCTCTCTTGTGCGGCGGGCAGCGACTCCTCAGTTCGGGAGAAGGGATGGGCAGACGGGAGGTCATCGGCCGGGTGATTCG from Candidatus Brocadiaceae bacterium includes these protein-coding regions:
- a CDS encoding amidohydrolase family protein, with product MIELLDAQTGFGGGRRGHPWVPSPEEWLAQMDRLSIARALVRTEFDEMDGNPVYSNALLYETCAANASLVPCPTVLPTGHGDVPTEAEQIDLALANGSGAVVLRPGADGWSLADWCCGTLLGLLQERRIPALCRNSALDFEQVADVASRYPELPLVMYRLGYRSQRTLVSLMKAFPNVYLSVGSPYSVHLGLESMAGHVGAERLLFGTGFPYAEPMASITMLTYSDLGDGDKQLIGSGNLDRLMGGIQR